A genomic stretch from Hemicordylus capensis ecotype Gifberg chromosome 5, rHemCap1.1.pri, whole genome shotgun sequence includes:
- the ARL1 gene encoding ADP-ribosylation factor-like protein 1 isoform X1, producing MGGFFSTIFSSLFGTREMRILILGLDGAGKTTILYRLQVGEVVTTIPTIGFNVETVTYKNLKFQVWDLGGQTSIRPYWRCYYSNTDAVIYVVDSCDRDRIGISKSELVAMLEEEELKKAILVVFANKQDMEQAMTPTEMANALGLPALKDRKWQIFKTSATKGTGLDEAMEWLVETLKSRQ from the exons ATGG gtgGCTTTTTTTCAACTATCTTTTCCAGTTTATTTGGTACCCGGGAGATGCGAATATTAATTTTGGGATTAGACGGTGCAGGGAAGACTACAATTCTCTACCGGTTACAAGTTGGAGAAGTTGTGACTACCATTCCTA CAATTGGTTTCAATGTTGAGACAGTAACCTACAAGAATCTGAAGTTTCAAGTTTGGGACTTGGGAGGACAGACAAGTATCAG gcCATATTGGCGGTGTTACTATTCCAATACAGATGCAGTCATCTATGTAGTAGACAGCTGTGACAGAGACAGAATTGGAATTTCAAAGTCTGAGCTTGTTGCCATGTTGGAG gaagaaGAACTAAAGAAAGCCATTTTAGTGGTGTTTGCAAACAAACAAGACATGGAACAGGCTATGACTCCCAcagaaatggcaaatgcacttggACTTCCAGCTCTGAAGGATCGGAAGTGGCAGATATTCAAAACATCTGCAACCAAAGGCACTGGACTTGATGAGGCAATGGAGTG GTTGGTGGAAACCTTGAAGAGCAGACAGTGA
- the ARL1 gene encoding ADP-ribosylation factor-like protein 1 isoform X2, giving the protein MRILILGLDGAGKTTILYRLQVGEVVTTIPTIGFNVETVTYKNLKFQVWDLGGQTSIRPYWRCYYSNTDAVIYVVDSCDRDRIGISKSELVAMLEEEELKKAILVVFANKQDMEQAMTPTEMANALGLPALKDRKWQIFKTSATKGTGLDEAMEWLVETLKSRQ; this is encoded by the exons ATGCGAATATTAATTTTGGGATTAGACGGTGCAGGGAAGACTACAATTCTCTACCGGTTACAAGTTGGAGAAGTTGTGACTACCATTCCTA CAATTGGTTTCAATGTTGAGACAGTAACCTACAAGAATCTGAAGTTTCAAGTTTGGGACTTGGGAGGACAGACAAGTATCAG gcCATATTGGCGGTGTTACTATTCCAATACAGATGCAGTCATCTATGTAGTAGACAGCTGTGACAGAGACAGAATTGGAATTTCAAAGTCTGAGCTTGTTGCCATGTTGGAG gaagaaGAACTAAAGAAAGCCATTTTAGTGGTGTTTGCAAACAAACAAGACATGGAACAGGCTATGACTCCCAcagaaatggcaaatgcacttggACTTCCAGCTCTGAAGGATCGGAAGTGGCAGATATTCAAAACATCTGCAACCAAAGGCACTGGACTTGATGAGGCAATGGAGTG GTTGGTGGAAACCTTGAAGAGCAGACAGTGA